CCAGCGTCGTCCCGACATTGGCGAAATACACCGTCTCGCCAGATTTGTTTCCGACCAGGAGATCCAGGTCACCGTCGCCGTCGAGATCCGCGAATGTGGGGGCGGCATATTGCCCGACGCCGCTGAGACCGAAAGAGTTGGTGCCGACCAGAGTAAAGGTTGGAGTAGCCACGATCTTTCAGCCCCTCGGATATATCTGTCGACGCCGCACCCGCTCACCGTCCGCCATGTGGCGTCCAGTCAATTCGGAACGTCTGTTGGAGTGGTCACCGCTTCGGCCAGCGCCCGCGCGTCGAGCAGCCCCACCGCCTCCGCACGGCGCACACCGGGAAGGATGGCGACGTCGTACAACTCGTTGACGGTGTGATGGAGCCACAGCATGTGCGCCACGGTTCCACTGTCGGTGTCCACCACGGCCAAGCCGCATTGAGCGGAAACTCCGGCCCGGTTCAGGGCCGCCTCAAGCGGCAACGCGCTCAGCGTTCCGTGATCGCCGCGTGGACGCGACAGCCCGACAACCGCCCATTTCCCAAGGAAGGCCAATCCGCGCGCGAAGCCGGGGCAGAAGCAGACCGGCGTGAAGCGACCGCTTGCGTCCACCGTTCCAAGCTCGCCGGTGCCGGAATTGAGCAGCCACAGCCGGCCGCGGTGCCAGCGGGGGGAATGGGGCATCGACAACCCAGCGCAGGCAACCTCGCCCGATGGAACATCGATCAGCACGCCGCCGTCGGTCCGGCGCTCGCGCCAGCCCTCGATGACATCGCAGCGGCCCAACGCCGTCGCAAACAGCGGCCGGCCGTCTTCGCCGAGTGCCATCCCGTTCAGATGGCAGCGGTCCTCGTTGCGCAGGGCGGAAATAAAGGCGGGCTTCCAGACCGGACGGAATCCCCGGTCGGCGTCGGGAACGGCAAGACAACTGAAGCGCGTGTTGACGAAGATCAGAACGCCGTCATGCCCGACCGCGATGTCGTGGATATCGACGTCGCCGGTCATGTAGCCCAATCGCGGCACGTAAAGACGGTCCGCGCCCGACGGCGTACGGCCGAACGGTTGCAACATATTGGAGAAACGCCAGAGGTGGGACTGTCCGGCGACCCACAGCGCTGCCCCGTCGACACACAGGCCCTGGCAACGCTGCACCATCCGCTCATGGGCCTTCAGACGCCCATCCTCTCCCAGCCCAAGGAAGAACAGCCTGTGCGTCTCGTAGGTCGAAAATGCGATCGCGCAGCCGACCGTCTCCAGCCAATCGGGCAGGTTCGGTGTGCCCTGCAGCATGGGATGGGCCAGCACGGGATGGGATCGTTCTTCGGCTGCCATCCGACCGTTCTCCCCAACTTTTCGCGGATCATCCCGGAAGGATCGTTAGCATGCACCGCAAAACAAAATTAAATTATTAAGAGAGTAGATAATTTTCTCAAAAAATCGTTTTCTTCACAGCCAAAGATGGAGAAGACATGGAGGAATATCCACAAGCGATCGACTTAAGATGGTGAATGTCGGGGCAAGCCGCGGATTTCGCTCAGCCGAATCGGGCGGATGCCGCCCTACGCACAAGTTCTCTCTGCAGCAGCCCTGCACTGATCCGCCGCCTTCCTCAGGACACTCTTTCATGCCCGACCCAACCGCCGGTTTCACCGACCAAGCCGTTGTACTCACCCACCGAGGTGCCGCCGCCCTGGCAGACGGGCAGGAAACGCTCGCCGTTTCCTGTTTCACCACGGCAGCCATACTGGCACCGCATCGGGCAAGCATCTGGCACAATCTCGGCGAAGCGCGGCGCGCCCTGGGCCAGGCAGCCGGTGCGGCGCGGGCTTACCATCACGCCTTGCGGCTGCGTCCGGCCTACCCGAGGGCTTGGGCCGGACTGGCCTCGCTGCTGCACAAAAGCCGGCGCTTCAAGGCGGCGGCGCGGGCGTCGATGCGGGCGTTGGCTCTCGACCCAGGCTTTGCCGAAGGCTGGTCGGTCGTCGGTTCGATCCTGCTGGAACGGCGGGCAATGGAGCGCCTGCCGATCATCCTGCATCGGGTGGTACGGCTGGCGCCGGACAGCCCGCCGGCGTGGCTCGCGCTGGCCGGCGGGCTCGGGGATACGGCAGAGCCGACGCTGCCGCTCGCCTGCGCGCTGCGCGCGGTTGCGCTGTCGCCCGACCGGCCGGCCGGCTATGTGAACCATGCCGGGCTCCTGATCAGGCAGGGCAGGCTCGACGCGGCCAAGGCGATGCATGACCGGTTGCGCCGCTTGGCTCCGCTGGAGGGATATGCCGAGGCCGGCGACAGTCTGCTGGCAACCTTGCGCGGCGACTTCGCTGCGGCGGTGTCGCTGGCCCGTCGGTCTCTGGTCCTGCAACCGGCTTCCCCGACCGCACTCATCAACCTGTCCCTGGCAGAACATGGCCGCGGACAGGCGGAGCGGGCGCGCCGCGGCAACGAGCGCGCCATGGTGCTCCATCCCGAAAGCGACGTTGCACGCTTCAACCTGTCTATGGTGCTGCTGGCGGATGGCGACTTCGCCAATGGCTGGCGTCTCTATGAATCCCGCTGGCGGATGGACCGTGTTGCCTATCCGGCATATGCCCCAAGCTGGCAAGGCGGCGACCCGGCGGGACGCTCATTCCTTCTGGTGGCCGAACAGGGGCAAGGAGATACGCTGCATTTCGTCCGCTATGCCCCGATGCTGGCCGCACTCGGCGCCCAAGTCCATCTGATGGTCCAACCGTCACTGGTCCGGCTGCTGTCGGGGCTCCCCGGTATCGCCTCGGTCCGGGCGCCCACGGAACCGCCACCGAAATGCGATACCTGCATTCCGCTGCTCAGCCTGCCCTTGGTGTTCGGCACCACACTGGCAACCATCCCGGCAGCCGTTCCCTATCTGCGCGCATCCGAGCAGGATCGCACCACCTGGAAACGGAAGCTCGACGGAGAGCGCCGCTTGAAGGTCGGGCTGGTCTGGGCCGGTTCGGCGCACAACGACCAGTTCCTGGCCCACATGGTCGACCGGCGGCGAAGCCTGCCGCTTGCCGCGTTGGCCCCGCTGGCCGGCGTTCCGGGCGTGCGATTCTACAGCCTGCAAAAAGGCCCGTCGGCGACCGAAGCGCCGCCGTCCGGTCTCGACCTTGTCGACTGGATGGATGCGGTTGGCGATTTCGCCGACACCGCCGCGCTTGTCGCGGAGCTCGACCTGGTCATCAGCGTCGATACTTCGGTGTGCCATCTGGCCGGCGCACTGGGTCGCCCGGTCTGGATGCTGTCGCGCTACGATTCCTGCTGGCGCTGGCTGCGCAACCGGTCGGACAGTCCGTGGTATCCGACCATGCGCTTGTTCCGCCAGGATCGGCCGGGTGACTGGACCCCCGTCATCCTTCGCGTCCGCGCCGCCCTGGAGCGTTGGGCGGTGCAGTGATGAAC
The Azospirillum sp. TSA2s DNA segment above includes these coding regions:
- a CDS encoding TIGR03032 family protein — translated: MAAEERSHPVLAHPMLQGTPNLPDWLETVGCAIAFSTYETHRLFFLGLGEDGRLKAHERMVQRCQGLCVDGAALWVAGQSHLWRFSNMLQPFGRTPSGADRLYVPRLGYMTGDVDIHDIAVGHDGVLIFVNTRFSCLAVPDADRGFRPVWKPAFISALRNEDRCHLNGMALGEDGRPLFATALGRCDVIEGWRERRTDGGVLIDVPSGEVACAGLSMPHSPRWHRGRLWLLNSGTGELGTVDASGRFTPVCFCPGFARGLAFLGKWAVVGLSRPRGDHGTLSALPLEAALNRAGVSAQCGLAVVDTDSGTVAHMLWLHHTVNELYDVAILPGVRRAEAVGLLDARALAEAVTTPTDVPN
- a CDS encoding tetratricopeptide repeat protein, yielding MPDPTAGFTDQAVVLTHRGAAALADGQETLAVSCFTTAAILAPHRASIWHNLGEARRALGQAAGAARAYHHALRLRPAYPRAWAGLASLLHKSRRFKAAARASMRALALDPGFAEGWSVVGSILLERRAMERLPIILHRVVRLAPDSPPAWLALAGGLGDTAEPTLPLACALRAVALSPDRPAGYVNHAGLLIRQGRLDAAKAMHDRLRRLAPLEGYAEAGDSLLATLRGDFAAAVSLARRSLVLQPASPTALINLSLAEHGRGQAERARRGNERAMVLHPESDVARFNLSMVLLADGDFANGWRLYESRWRMDRVAYPAYAPSWQGGDPAGRSFLLVAEQGQGDTLHFVRYAPMLAALGAQVHLMVQPSLVRLLSGLPGIASVRAPTEPPPKCDTCIPLLSLPLVFGTTLATIPAAVPYLRASEQDRTTWKRKLDGERRLKVGLVWAGSAHNDQFLAHMVDRRRSLPLAALAPLAGVPGVRFYSLQKGPSATEAPPSGLDLVDWMDAVGDFADTAALVAELDLVISVDTSVCHLAGALGRPVWMLSRYDSCWRWLRNRSDSPWYPTMRLFRQDRPGDWTPVILRVRAALERWAVQ